A genomic window from Plodia interpunctella isolate USDA-ARS_2022_Savannah chromosome 29, ilPloInte3.2, whole genome shotgun sequence includes:
- the LOC128682189 gene encoding collagenase-like — protein sequence MKLLVVVVALFAAVLAEENLLFYKDYHEDIGIPLAAKIKAREEAADFDGSRITGGNAAALGAHPHVGGLIISLVSGATSVCGSSLISNTRAVTAAHCWRTILHQARQFEVVLGSLTLFTGGTRVTTTSVEVHGSYLSVPLMNDIAIINLSWVTYTNAIQPVALPIGEANNNFVGAWAWAAGFGATADNVGISNNQFLSEVSLQVITNAVCQQTYGALTVTASVICVATTNGRSTCGGDSGGPLWVWNGNQRTLIGITSFGHRDGCQRNYPAGFARVTSHLAWIQARL from the exons ATGAAGCTCCTCGTTGTGGTTGTCGCGCTGTTCGCAGCAGTCCTTGCTGAAGAGAACCTGTTGTTCTACAAGGACTACCATGAGGACATCGGTATTCCTCTAGCTGCTAAGATCAAGGCTCGTGAGGAAGCTGCCGATTTTGACGGGTCAAGGATCACTGGAGGCAATGCCGCTGCGCTCGGAGCACATCCTCATGTG GGCGGTCTGATCATCTCGTTGGTGAGCGGCGCCACCTCGGTGTGCGGGTCCTCGCTCATCTCCAACACGCGCGCCGTCACCGCCGCCCACTGCTGGCGGACCATCCTGCACCAG GCCCGCCAGTTCGAGGTGGTTCTGGGCTCCCTGACGCTGTTCACGGGCGGCACACGCGTCACCACGACCAGCGTCGAGGTCCACGGCAGCTACCTGTCCGTGCCCTTGATGAACGACATCGCCATCATCAACCTCAGCTGGGTCACCTACACCA ACGCCATCCAGCCCGTCGCGCTGCCCATCGGCGAGGCCAACAACAACTTCGTCGGCGCGTGGGCCTGGGCTGCCGGCTTTGGAGCCACCGCTGACA ATGTTGGCATCAGCAATAACCAGTTCCTGAGCGAAGTCTCCCTGCAAGTGATCACCAACGCTGTCTGCCAGCAGACGTACGGTGCTCTCACCGTGACCGCCAGCGTGATCTGTGTGGCCACCACCAACGGCAGAAGCACTTGTGGAGGAGACTCTGGTGGTCCTCTGTGGGTCTGGAACGGTAACCAGCGCACCTTG ATCGGTATCACCTCATTTGGCCACCGTGACGGCTGCCAACGCAACTACCCTGCAGGCTTCGCGCGCGTCACCTCCCACCTCGCCTGGATCCAGGCCAGGTTGTAA